One part of the Nocardioides zeae genome encodes these proteins:
- a CDS encoding ABC transporter substrate-binding protein, with product MSDLRSTIDNAGSRRSKLPWIVGVVVLVLVAGIGWAVASSGGGAAEAAGSGEPVRGGTLEFALIDYQRSPDPQLGTNYAESIIANNVTDKLAWQDPDTGEITPWLAESWEVNDDLTAFTFHLRDDVTFSDGTPFDAEVVKANFDQYIQGDPALDINANGAPLFPGYAGTDVVDEHTVTIRFEAPLASALQAVSFTANAGPGFLAPSTLALSAEERTDPTKVIGTGPFVYESWEEQVSTVLVKREGYDWSPPALGHDGEAYLDRIVFNTIPEASVRTGSLVSGTLDATLDVGTTDEQPLEDQGFEIISRGVSGTAIFFNLNASIFPTNDIAVRRAIQLGWNREAVEQTVLTDSYSIATSVLAPSVRGYEDHSQTLRYDADEARRILDEAGWVEGSDGIREKDGRRLEVKLLGINNLVPNKPAYESVQQDLAEIGIDLQLTVVPIPDYTANVANAATEWNVVAANRSRNDPAALTLQYSPANGNGSYLGPDATGVDVDRVTEVLGAIETTLDPDERDAAAAAAQDLLLEEYALVNPIYNPSQVIAHADHVHGIVFDAQSRNHFVDTWKSNGE from the coding sequence ATGTCCGACCTGCGCAGCACCATCGACAACGCCGGCTCCCGGCGCTCCAAGCTCCCCTGGATCGTCGGGGTGGTCGTCCTCGTCCTCGTGGCCGGCATCGGCTGGGCCGTCGCCAGCAGCGGCGGCGGCGCCGCCGAGGCCGCCGGCAGCGGCGAGCCCGTGCGCGGCGGGACGCTCGAGTTCGCGCTCATCGACTACCAGCGCAGCCCCGACCCGCAGCTGGGCACGAACTACGCCGAGTCGATCATCGCCAACAACGTCACCGACAAGCTCGCGTGGCAGGACCCGGACACCGGCGAGATCACGCCGTGGCTGGCCGAGTCGTGGGAGGTCAACGACGACCTCACCGCGTTCACGTTCCACCTCCGTGACGACGTCACCTTCAGCGACGGCACCCCGTTCGACGCCGAGGTCGTGAAGGCGAACTTCGACCAGTACATCCAGGGCGACCCCGCGCTCGACATCAACGCGAACGGCGCCCCGCTCTTCCCGGGCTACGCCGGGACCGACGTCGTCGACGAGCACACCGTGACGATCCGCTTCGAGGCCCCGCTCGCCAGTGCCCTCCAGGCCGTCTCCTTCACGGCGAACGCCGGCCCCGGGTTCCTGGCTCCCTCCACCCTCGCGCTGAGCGCCGAGGAGCGGACGGACCCGACGAAGGTCATCGGCACCGGCCCGTTCGTCTACGAGTCGTGGGAGGAGCAGGTCTCGACCGTGCTCGTGAAGCGCGAGGGCTACGACTGGTCGCCGCCGGCGCTGGGCCACGACGGCGAGGCGTACCTCGACAGGATCGTCTTCAACACCATCCCCGAGGCGAGCGTGCGGACCGGCTCGCTGGTCTCCGGCACGCTCGACGCGACGCTCGACGTCGGCACCACCGACGAGCAGCCGCTGGAGGACCAGGGCTTCGAGATCATCTCGCGCGGGGTGTCCGGCACGGCCATCTTCTTCAACCTCAACGCCTCGATCTTCCCGACCAACGACATCGCCGTGCGCCGCGCCATCCAGCTCGGCTGGAACCGCGAGGCCGTCGAGCAGACCGTGCTCACCGACTCCTACTCGATCGCCACGTCGGTGCTGGCCCCCTCCGTCCGGGGCTACGAGGACCACAGCCAGACGCTCCGGTACGACGCGGACGAGGCCCGGCGGATCCTCGACGAGGCCGGCTGGGTCGAGGGCTCCGACGGCATCCGCGAGAAGGACGGACGTCGGCTGGAGGTGAAGCTGCTCGGCATCAACAACCTCGTGCCCAACAAGCCGGCCTACGAGTCCGTGCAGCAGGACCTCGCCGAGATCGGCATCGACCTGCAGCTGACCGTCGTGCCGATCCCGGACTACACCGCGAACGTGGCCAACGCGGCGACGGAGTGGAACGTCGTCGCCGCCAACCGCTCGCGCAACGACCCGGCGGCGCTGACGCTGCAGTACAGCCCCGCGAACGGCAACGGCTCCTACCTCGGACCCGACGCCACGGGTGTCGACGTCGACCGGGTGACCGAGGTGCTCGGGGCGATCGAGACGACCCTCGACCCCGACGAGCGCGACGCGGCGGCCGCGGCGGCGCAGGACCTCCTGCTCGAGGAGTACGCCCTCGTCAACCCGATCTACAACCCGTCGCAAGTCATCGCGCACGCCGATCACGTGCACGGGATCGTCTTCGACGCCCAGTCCCGGAACCACTTCGTCGACACCTGGAAGAGCAACGGGGAGTGA
- a CDS encoding ABC transporter permease, producing MSIDTVPTAGPGATAPPPAISGPEPAPPAGRTAGGLARAIGHHVAEVARQPVLLLAWAVVLVAIGWALAPGLFTSHSPYQGDPSASFAPPSGEHWFGTDRLGRDLYARSVYGAATTLSATLLAVLIAFGVGTVVGLAAGFSGGFVDTAIMRVVDVFLAIPSLLLAMVVVSVLGYSTHNIAIAVGISSIASFARVMRSEVIGVVTRDYVRAAYGLGVGRWRVVRTHVVPNSLSSVVALAALEVGAAILAVASLGFLGYGAPPPEPEWGLLVAEGRDFIAVHPWTSLLPGAALAVVVIATHRISTSLRKDLG from the coding sequence ATGAGCATCGACACCGTTCCGACCGCCGGGCCGGGGGCCACCGCTCCGCCGCCCGCGATCAGCGGGCCCGAGCCGGCCCCGCCCGCGGGCAGGACCGCGGGGGGCCTCGCCCGCGCGATCGGGCACCACGTCGCGGAGGTCGCGCGCCAGCCGGTGCTCCTCCTCGCGTGGGCGGTGGTGCTCGTCGCGATCGGCTGGGCGCTCGCGCCGGGCCTGTTCACCAGCCACAGCCCCTACCAGGGGGATCCCTCGGCGAGCTTCGCGCCGCCGAGCGGCGAGCACTGGTTCGGCACCGACCGGCTCGGTCGCGACCTCTACGCCCGCAGCGTCTATGGCGCGGCCACGACGTTGTCGGCGACCCTGCTGGCCGTCCTCATCGCCTTCGGGGTCGGGACGGTCGTCGGTCTCGCCGCGGGCTTCTCGGGCGGCTTCGTCGACACGGCGATCATGCGCGTCGTCGACGTCTTCCTCGCCATCCCCAGCCTGCTGCTGGCGATGGTCGTCGTCTCGGTCCTCGGCTACTCCACCCACAACATCGCGATCGCGGTCGGCATCTCCTCCATCGCCTCGTTCGCCCGCGTCATGCGCTCCGAGGTGATCGGCGTGGTCACCCGCGACTACGTGCGTGCGGCCTACGGCCTGGGCGTCGGCCGCTGGCGCGTGGTGCGCACCCACGTCGTGCCCAACTCCCTCTCCTCCGTGGTCGCGCTCGCGGCGCTCGAGGTCGGCGCCGCGATCCTCGCGGTCGCGTCGCTCGGCTTCCTCGGGTACGGCGCGCCGCCGCCCGAGCCGGAGTGGGGCCTCCTCGTCGCCGAGGGCCGCGACTTCATCGCCGTCCACCCCTGGACCTCCCTCCTGCCCGGCGCCGCGCTGGCGGTCGTCGTGATCGCCACCCACCGCATCAGCACCTCGCTCCGGAAGGACCTCGGATGA
- a CDS encoding serine/threonine-protein kinase, protein MPDTAGQLLAGRYVLHEVVGRGGMAEVHRATDVTTGGPVAVKLLHEAGLDDADRARFVDEARLMAEVDHPNLVAVLDSGVADGRPYLVMELVDAHTLRTETRTGALPPARVAGVGAQVAAALAHVHAAGIVHRDVKPGNILVRADGRVWLTDFGIARLIGETAHHTRTGTTVGSPAYLAPEQVRGERDLTGAVDVYALGLGLIESLTGRACYPGPATEAALARLTRAPELPEGLELAWVELLRAMTADRPADRPAAAEVADRLRSLAARESARSLGPLAGPVVVAEATQAWPAPARVEVPHGAAPRRTASPRRVRTAAGVLVAAAATVVALVLTLDDSDAEPVPAPTPTASQDEVAEEVVDSPTPEATAEQVTTTAPSSAPASAPTTPAEPAPTVAPTPTPTPAAGGNGGNPNAGPGNNNGGGRGSGGGDGGGNGRGNGGGNGGGNGRGGR, encoded by the coding sequence ATGCCTGACACCGCCGGCCAGCTCCTCGCCGGCCGCTACGTCCTGCACGAGGTGGTGGGCCGCGGCGGCATGGCGGAGGTGCACCGCGCGACCGACGTGACGACCGGCGGACCGGTGGCCGTGAAGCTGCTCCACGAGGCCGGCCTCGACGACGCCGACCGCGCCCGGTTCGTCGACGAGGCGCGCCTGATGGCCGAGGTCGACCACCCGAACCTCGTCGCGGTCCTCGACTCCGGCGTCGCCGACGGTCGGCCCTACCTCGTGATGGAGCTCGTCGACGCCCACACGCTGCGCACCGAGACCCGCACCGGCGCGCTGCCGCCGGCCAGGGTCGCCGGCGTGGGCGCCCAGGTGGCGGCGGCGCTCGCGCACGTGCACGCCGCGGGGATCGTCCACCGCGACGTGAAGCCCGGGAACATCCTCGTCCGCGCGGACGGTCGCGTCTGGCTGACAGACTTCGGCATCGCCCGGCTGATCGGCGAGACCGCCCACCACACGCGGACCGGGACGACCGTCGGCTCCCCCGCCTACCTCGCCCCCGAGCAGGTGCGCGGCGAGCGGGACCTGACCGGGGCGGTCGACGTCTACGCATTGGGGCTGGGTCTCATCGAGTCCCTCACCGGCCGCGCCTGCTACCCCGGGCCGGCCACCGAGGCCGCGCTGGCCCGCCTGACCCGCGCACCCGAGCTGCCCGAGGGCCTCGAGCTCGCCTGGGTCGAGCTCCTGCGCGCGATGACGGCCGACCGACCCGCCGACCGACCCGCCGCCGCGGAGGTCGCCGACCGCCTGCGCAGCCTCGCGGCCCGCGAGTCCGCTCGGTCGCTCGGCCCGCTCGCCGGTCCGGTGGTCGTCGCCGAGGCGACCCAGGCGTGGCCCGCTCCCGCGCGCGTCGAGGTGCCGCACGGGGCGGCTCCGCGGCGTACGGCGTCACCCCGGCGCGTGCGGACCGCCGCGGGGGTGCTCGTCGCCGCCGCGGCCACCGTGGTCGCGCTCGTCCTGACCCTCGACGACTCCGACGCCGAACCCGTCCCCGCACCGACGCCGACGGCGTCCCAGGACGAGGTCGCCGAGGAGGTCGTGGACAGCCCGACGCCCGAGGCCACCGCGGAGCAGGTGACGACCACCGCCCCGTCGTCGGCGCCGGCGTCGGCGCCGACCACGCCCGCGGAGCCGGCACCCACGGTGGCCCCGACCCCGACCCCGACCCCCGCCGCCGGCGGCAACGGCGGCAACCCCAACGCCGGGCCCGGCAACAACAACGGCGGCGGCCGCGGGAGCGGCGGCGGCGACGGCGGCGGGAACGGCCGCGGCAACGGCGGCGGGAACGGCGGCGGGAACGGCCGCGGCGGCCGCTGA
- a CDS encoding YajQ family cyclic di-GMP-binding protein → MADSSFDIVSKFDRQEVDNALGQTAKEIATRYDFKGTGATIEWKGEEAIEITASADDRATAVLDVFQGKLIKRGVSLKVLDASEPRPSGQTSKIGIVLKEGISTEDAKKISKLIRDEGPKGVKAQIQGDELRVSSKKRDDLQAVQALVKEQDYDFAVQFTNYR, encoded by the coding sequence ATGGCCGACTCGTCGTTCGACATCGTGAGCAAGTTCGACCGCCAGGAGGTGGACAACGCCCTGGGGCAGACCGCGAAGGAGATCGCGACGCGGTACGACTTCAAGGGCACCGGCGCCACCATCGAGTGGAAGGGCGAGGAGGCCATCGAGATCACCGCGTCGGCCGACGACCGCGCGACCGCGGTGCTCGACGTCTTCCAGGGCAAGCTCATCAAGCGCGGCGTCTCGCTCAAGGTGCTCGACGCCTCCGAGCCGCGCCCGTCGGGCCAGACCTCGAAGATCGGTATCGTCCTCAAGGAGGGCATCTCCACGGAGGACGCCAAGAAGATCTCGAAGCTGATCCGCGACGAGGGCCCGAAGGGCGTCAAGGCGCAGATCCAGGGCGACGAGCTGCGCGTCTCGTCCAAGAAGCGCGACGACCTCCAGGCCGTGCAGGCGCTGGTGAAGGAGCAGGACTACGACTTCGCGGTGCAGTTCACGAACTACCGCTGA
- a CDS encoding M23 family metallopeptidase yields the protein MVRGIAGARVVWARLLAVLFVLMVADVLSAVLDVVPGDGLLPGGPVTVAGVVVGIVVLSLLMTVAPTAAPGPPVELAPPVRGTWTAVNSPGQRVPSHGTRTRGQLCAVDLCGRSTPDTPPLARFGLRGTRPERYPGFDAPVLAMAAGEVVTATDRQRDHRARDTWQGLLFMLTLEGVLREVVGTRAVLGNHVLVRHDDGTVAAYAHLRQGSATVRPGDHVETGAELGRVGNTGNTSMPHLHVHLMDRARVDAAAGLPLTWPAITCTGEIDPPFASHAKEPDASALPGMPRNGEVVTAE from the coding sequence ATGGTGCGGGGGATCGCGGGGGCGCGGGTCGTGTGGGCGCGGCTGCTGGCCGTCCTGTTCGTGCTGATGGTGGCGGACGTCCTGAGTGCCGTCCTGGACGTCGTGCCGGGGGACGGTCTGCTGCCCGGCGGACCCGTCACGGTGGCCGGGGTCGTCGTGGGGATCGTGGTGCTCTCGCTGCTCATGACCGTCGCGCCCACCGCGGCGCCCGGGCCGCCGGTGGAGCTCGCTCCCCCGGTGCGCGGCACGTGGACGGCCGTGAACAGCCCCGGGCAGCGCGTCCCGAGCCACGGCACGCGCACCCGCGGGCAGCTGTGCGCGGTGGACCTCTGCGGGCGTTCCACGCCGGACACCCCGCCCCTGGCTCGCTTCGGGCTGCGGGGCACGCGACCCGAGCGGTACCCCGGGTTCGACGCCCCGGTGCTCGCCATGGCCGCGGGCGAGGTCGTCACCGCCACCGACCGCCAGCGCGACCACCGCGCCCGGGACACGTGGCAGGGGCTGCTCTTCATGCTCACCCTCGAGGGGGTCCTGCGGGAGGTCGTCGGCACCCGCGCGGTGCTCGGCAACCACGTCCTGGTGCGTCACGACGACGGCACGGTCGCGGCGTACGCCCACCTGCGGCAGGGATCGGCGACCGTGCGGCCGGGCGACCACGTCGAGACGGGCGCCGAGCTCGGCCGGGTCGGGAACACCGGCAACACCTCGATGCCCCACCTCCACGTGCACCTCATGGACCGCGCGCGCGTCGACGCCGCAGCGGGGCTGCCGCTCACGTGGCCGGCGATCACGTGCACCGGGGAGATCGACCCGCCGTTCGCGAGCCACGCGAAGGAGCCGGACGCGAGCGCCCTGCCCGGCATGCCCCGCAACGGTGAGGTCGTCACCGCGGAGTGA
- a CDS encoding bile acid:sodium symporter, with protein sequence MRGLVAASERHQVAIYLLAIVAAGLTGLLLPGAAALDVAIEPVLGLLLFATFLGVPFGALGPALRDGRFLLALLVLNFVLVPVVVGLLSRFVAAERAVLVGVLLVLLAPCIDYVIVFAGLAGAAAERLLAAAPLLMLAQAALLPAYLWLFVGPDVADVVAAGPFLRALLVLIVLPLAAAVLVQRAARRGRAGRVVVDVAAAAMVPLMAATLAVVVASQVPGIADGRLTTLLAVVPVYVAFLVVMAPLGALTARVAGVDAPAARALVFSGATRNSLVVLPLALALPEAYAIAALVVVTQTLVELVGMVVYVRVVPRLVPLTPR encoded by the coding sequence GTGAGGGGTCTGGTGGCGGCGAGCGAGCGCCACCAGGTCGCGATCTACCTCCTCGCCATCGTGGCGGCCGGCCTCACCGGGCTCCTGCTCCCCGGCGCTGCCGCGCTCGACGTCGCGATCGAGCCCGTGCTGGGCCTGCTGCTGTTCGCGACCTTCCTCGGCGTACCGTTCGGGGCCCTCGGACCCGCCCTCCGCGACGGCCGCTTCCTCCTCGCGCTCCTCGTGCTCAACTTCGTGCTGGTTCCGGTCGTCGTGGGCCTGCTCAGCCGGTTCGTCGCCGCCGAGCGGGCCGTCCTCGTGGGCGTGCTCCTGGTGCTGCTGGCGCCGTGCATCGACTACGTCATCGTGTTCGCCGGCCTCGCGGGCGCGGCCGCCGAGCGCCTCCTCGCCGCCGCGCCGCTGCTGATGCTGGCGCAGGCGGCGCTGCTCCCGGCGTACCTCTGGCTGTTCGTCGGCCCCGACGTCGCCGACGTGGTGGCGGCCGGGCCGTTCCTGCGCGCCCTCCTGGTGCTGATCGTGCTGCCGCTCGCCGCCGCCGTGCTCGTGCAGCGGGCGGCGCGCCGGGGGCGTGCCGGCCGGGTGGTCGTGGACGTCGCGGCGGCCGCGATGGTCCCGCTCATGGCGGCGACGCTCGCCGTCGTGGTCGCCTCCCAGGTGCCGGGCATCGCGGACGGGCGGCTGACGACGCTGCTGGCCGTGGTCCCCGTGTACGTCGCGTTCCTCGTCGTCATGGCACCCCTCGGCGCGCTCACGGCGCGGGTGGCCGGTGTCGACGCCCCCGCAGCGCGGGCGCTCGTGTTCAGCGGCGCGACCCGCAACTCGCTCGTGGTGCTGCCGCTGGCCCTCGCGTTGCCGGAGGCCTATGCGATCGCGGCGCTCGTCGTCGTCACGCAGACGCTGGTGGAGCTCGTCGGGATGGTGGTCTACGTGCGGGTCGTGCCGCGGCTGGTGCCGCTCACTCCGCGGTGA
- a CDS encoding ABC transporter permease, which yields MLRYVALKVGRALFVVWAAFTVSFVLLFVLPADPVDLLFDPAEVNTIPPEVREQVAANYGFDDPVLVQYADRLWHAARLDFGTSVQSGRPVTEAILGVLPATLVLAAGALALAVVIAFVIALVATATEARWLRDLVEALPSAAVSIPVFLSGILVLQVFSFQLGWFPAFGDEGWRSLVLPLVTLAIPVSGPIAQLLVRSFATELRSGYVTTSWAKGAERSQIIVGDVFRNAALPALTIAGVTFGNLIAGSVITETVFARKGIGRMTQTAINTLDVPLVQGIVVLVAVCFALINLAVDLVYPLLDPRLRATLADTPARVPA from the coding sequence ATGCTGCGTTACGTCGCCCTCAAGGTGGGCCGCGCGCTGTTCGTCGTCTGGGCCGCGTTCACGGTGAGCTTCGTGCTGCTCTTCGTGCTGCCGGCGGACCCGGTCGACCTGTTGTTCGACCCGGCGGAGGTCAACACCATCCCGCCGGAGGTCCGTGAGCAGGTGGCGGCGAACTACGGGTTCGACGACCCCGTGCTCGTGCAGTACGCCGACCGGCTCTGGCACGCGGCTCGCCTGGACTTCGGCACCTCGGTGCAGTCGGGGCGCCCGGTCACCGAGGCGATCCTCGGCGTGCTGCCCGCGACGCTCGTGCTCGCCGCCGGCGCGCTCGCGCTGGCCGTGGTGATCGCCTTCGTGATCGCCCTGGTGGCCACGGCGACGGAGGCCCGTTGGCTCCGCGACCTGGTGGAGGCGCTGCCCTCGGCGGCGGTCTCGATCCCCGTCTTCCTGTCCGGGATCCTGGTGCTGCAGGTGTTCTCGTTCCAGCTGGGGTGGTTCCCCGCCTTCGGGGACGAGGGGTGGCGCAGCCTGGTGCTGCCCCTGGTCACCCTCGCGATCCCGGTCTCGGGCCCCATCGCCCAGCTCCTCGTGCGCAGCTTCGCGACGGAGCTCCGCTCGGGCTACGTCACCACCAGCTGGGCCAAGGGCGCCGAGCGCAGCCAGATCATCGTCGGCGACGTGTTCCGCAACGCCGCGCTGCCGGCGCTGACGATCGCGGGGGTGACCTTCGGGAACCTCATCGCGGGGTCCGTCATCACCGAGACCGTCTTCGCCCGCAAGGGCATCGGCCGGATGACCCAGACGGCGATCAACACCCTCGACGTACCCCTCGTGCAGGGCATCGTGGTGCTGGTCGCGGTCTGCTTCGCCCTCATCAACCTGGCGGTGGACCTGGTCTACCCGCTGCTCGACCCACGCCTGCGCGCCACGCTCGCCGACACCCCGGCCCGCGTGCCCGCCTGA
- a CDS encoding Ltp family lipoprotein has translation MSQIPGEGAEHLAAQHSPYVPPTPQTYAAGTFFPPGSVPPEKKPWFKRKLVWGIAAAVLVGGAAAGGNTGSSGEGDDEKPLAVETSAPSPSPEPEPVDVETPAVSESPAQVAQPEPEPEPEPEPEPEPEPELTAGQENALRTAESYLDFAPFSRSGLIEQLEFEGYETTEAEYAVDNVDVDWNEQAAEAAEGYLDMTGFSRSGLIEQLEFEGYTAEQAVYGVNEAGL, from the coding sequence ATGTCACAGATTCCGGGGGAGGGTGCGGAGCACCTGGCCGCCCAGCACAGTCCCTACGTCCCGCCCACCCCGCAGACCTACGCCGCCGGGACGTTCTTCCCGCCCGGATCGGTGCCGCCCGAGAAGAAGCCGTGGTTCAAGCGCAAGCTCGTCTGGGGCATCGCCGCCGCCGTCCTGGTCGGCGGTGCTGCGGCCGGTGGGAACACGGGGAGCTCCGGTGAGGGCGACGACGAGAAGCCGCTGGCAGTCGAGACGTCCGCGCCCTCCCCGAGCCCGGAGCCCGAGCCCGTCGACGTCGAGACCCCCGCCGTCAGCGAGTCTCCGGCGCAGGTGGCCCAGCCCGAGCCGGAGCCGGAGCCCGAGCCGGAGCCCGAGCCGGAGCCCGAGCCGGAGCTCACCGCGGGGCAGGAGAACGCCCTCCGCACGGCCGAAAGCTATCTGGACTTCGCACCGTTCTCCCGGTCAGGACTCATCGAGCAACTGGAGTTCGAGGGATACGAGACGACGGAGGCGGAGTACGCCGTGGACAACGTCGACGTCGACTGGAACGAGCAGGCCGCCGAGGCGGCCGAGGGCTACCTCGACATGACCGGGTTCTCCCGTTCCGGCCTCATTGAGCAGCTCGAGTTCGAGGGGTACACCGCCGAGCAGGCTGTCTACGGTGTCAACGAGGCGGGTCTCTGA
- a CDS encoding dipeptide ABC transporter ATP-binding protein, producing the protein MTHALVAPPVAGPAPDAEPLLAVRDLHIDYRAGRNRSPAVRGVSLDVRPGELVSLVGESGSGKTTLVQGALGLLPGAARISSGSVAFQGVDVTGWNDRRMALVRGSFVGFVPQDPNTSLNPTKKIGRQVVEAVRFNDTGPARNAAAYREAAIESLVTAGLKDPERVAGQYPHELSGGMKQRVLIAIALAGGPEIIVADEPTSALDVTVQKRILDHLVGLQEQLGIGILLVTHDLGVALDRSDRILVMQRGRLVSEGPVGEVLQGTDDPYTQRLLAAAPSRHRGRLEPQVPVVVTPPADAPAALEGRGLTKSYRLRGRGAGEPLRALDAVDLVVRRGTTHAVVGESGAGKSTLASILVGFSRADAGTVHVGERETTGLGRHELREVRRDLQFVFQNPFTSLDPRFTVARIIAEPLDAFGLATGREERRARVAELLRQVALDESFAQRLPRQLSGGQRQRVAIARALALKPEVIVLDEAVSALDVSVQAQILQLLVDLQAELGLSYVFVTHDLGVVRLLAHDVSVMQDGRVVETGRVDEVFAAPRHAYTKELLAAIPGATS; encoded by the coding sequence ATGACCCACGCCCTCGTCGCCCCGCCCGTCGCCGGGCCGGCGCCGGACGCCGAGCCGTTGCTGGCGGTGCGGGACCTCCACATCGACTACCGGGCCGGCCGCAACCGCAGCCCTGCCGTCCGCGGGGTGAGCCTCGACGTACGCCCCGGCGAGCTGGTCTCGCTGGTGGGGGAGTCGGGGTCCGGGAAGACGACCCTGGTCCAGGGCGCCCTCGGGCTGCTGCCCGGCGCCGCCCGCATCAGCAGCGGCTCGGTGGCGTTCCAGGGTGTCGACGTCACGGGGTGGAACGACCGGCGGATGGCGCTGGTGCGCGGCAGCTTCGTCGGGTTCGTGCCGCAGGACCCCAACACCTCGCTGAACCCGACCAAGAAGATCGGGCGCCAGGTGGTCGAGGCCGTGCGGTTCAACGACACCGGACCCGCGCGGAACGCGGCGGCCTACCGGGAGGCGGCGATCGAGAGCCTCGTCACCGCGGGCCTGAAGGACCCGGAGCGGGTGGCGGGGCAGTACCCCCACGAGCTGAGCGGCGGGATGAAGCAGCGCGTGCTGATCGCGATCGCCCTCGCCGGAGGTCCCGAGATCATCGTCGCCGACGAGCCGACCAGTGCACTCGACGTCACGGTGCAGAAGCGCATCCTCGACCACCTCGTCGGCCTGCAGGAGCAGCTCGGCATCGGCATCCTGCTCGTCACCCACGACCTGGGTGTCGCGCTCGACCGCTCCGACCGGATCCTCGTCATGCAGCGCGGGCGGCTGGTCTCGGAGGGCCCGGTCGGCGAGGTGCTCCAGGGCACGGACGACCCCTACACGCAGCGCCTGCTGGCCGCGGCGCCGTCGCGGCACAGGGGCCGGCTCGAGCCGCAGGTGCCGGTCGTCGTGACGCCGCCGGCCGACGCGCCGGCGGCGCTGGAGGGCCGGGGGCTGACGAAGAGCTATCGGCTGCGTGGCCGCGGTGCCGGCGAGCCGCTGCGGGCCCTCGATGCCGTGGACCTGGTCGTCAGGCGTGGCACGACCCACGCCGTGGTCGGTGAGTCCGGGGCGGGGAAGTCGACCCTGGCGAGCATCCTCGTGGGCTTCTCCCGCGCCGACGCGGGCACGGTGCACGTCGGCGAGCGCGAGACCACCGGTCTCGGGCGTCACGAGCTGCGGGAGGTGCGCCGCGACCTCCAGTTCGTCTTCCAGAACCCGTTCACGTCCCTCGACCCGCGCTTCACCGTCGCGCGGATCATCGCGGAGCCGCTCGACGCGTTCGGGCTGGCGACCGGCCGCGAGGAGCGGAGGGCGCGGGTCGCGGAGCTGCTGCGCCAGGTGGCGCTCGACGAGTCGTTCGCGCAGCGGCTGCCGCGTCAGCTCTCCGGTGGCCAGCGCCAGCGCGTGGCGATCGCGCGTGCCCTGGCGCTCAAGCCCGAGGTGATCGTGCTCGACGAGGCCGTGAGCGCGCTCGACGTCTCGGTGCAGGCCCAGATCCTCCAGCTCCTCGTGGACCTCCAGGCGGAGCTCGGGCTCAGCTACGTGTTCGTCACGCACGACCTCGGTGTGGTGCGACTGCTCGCGCACGACGTGAGCGTGATGCAGGACGGGCGTGTGGTCGAGACGGGGCGTGTCGACGAGGTCTTCGCCGCGCCCCGGCACGCGTACACGAAGGAGCTCCTCGCCGCGATCCCCGGCGCGACCTCCTGA